Proteins encoded together in one Apis cerana isolate GH-2021 linkage group LG4, AcerK_1.0, whole genome shotgun sequence window:
- the LOC107999041 gene encoding short neuropeptide F-like has translation MPIKFYLKSILLFIIVGFVVGTENYIDYSDEIPEKMPIENIHELYRLLMQRNALENARLGETPLEHLMIRKSQRSPSLRLRFGRSDPHLSIGILSKPISAIPSSKFDDK, from the exons atgccAATCAAGTTTtacttaaaatcaattttactgTTTATCATTGTTGGCTTCGTTGTTGGTACCGAAAACTACATAGATTACTCAG atGAAATACCAGAAAAAATGccaatagaaaatattcacgAACTTTATAGACTTCTGATGCAACGCAATGCTTTAGAAAATGCTAGACTTGGTGAAACTCCATTGGAACATTTAATGATCCGTAAATCTCAGCGATCACCTTCATTGCGTTTACGTTTTGGACGTTCTGATCCTCATTTATCT attGGAATTTTATCAAAACCAATAAGTGCCATTCCATCATCCAAATTCGAtgataaatga
- the LOC107999032 gene encoding pyruvate kinase, whose protein sequence is MVTLGKRNSHPDAVVSIMMAGANIVRLNMAYETDKWHTATVQSVRKAGNAMYECTSEIYPLGVAVNLQGPEIRAGAFRSDKTSLGYANLKEGKMVKLVTQDIAKRAGRATCFWVSYPNLPRICQVGDRILIDKGAVLLQVTCIHEQAITCKIIKGGIVKDGKLIQLLDSLVPLPQISEKDIAHMKWASHLECDFLIMNHVRSEKVLYTIKSRFKEMNITRICVIAKITSQQGLENLDEILNAADGILLDRKGIEVEIGDKKLFLVEKIIISKCIKMGKPIILSFEVCDENNKVNIDMNLIANAVLNGIDAILLKTGSLNMNDTSQLIKDIDIVCREAECARWQKEIFDELSYKVPIPMDPLHSMIIGAVNISLKSNAAAIIVTTTTGRSAVLLSMYRPRCPILAVTRYGVVARWLMLYFGIHSLHYKEESLSDWSKDIQTRIQTGIDSLRKKKYIKVGDAVVIISGWRQGTGFTNCVRIVYVSSGCRKDQVPDFESCW, encoded by the exons ATGGTTACATtgg gtAAAAGGAATTCTCATCCTGATGCTGTCGTTAGCATAATGATGGCTGGTGCAAATATAGTTCGTTTGAACATGGCGTATGAAACGGATAAGTGGCATACAGCCACAGTACAATCTGTCAGAAAAGCGGGAAATGCAATGTACGAGTGCACGAGCGAAATCTACCCCTTAGGAGTCGCAGTAAATCTTCAGGGTCCTGAAATAAGGGCTGGTGCATTCCGCAGCGATAAAACAAGCTTA ggTTATGCCAACTTAAAAGAGGGTAAAATGGTAAAATTGGTAACGCAGGATATTGCAAAACGTGCAGGACGTGCAACCTGTTTTTGGGTTTCTTATCCTAATTTACCTAGGATATGTCAAGTAGGAGatagaatattaatcgataaagGAGCCGTTTTATTACAAGTTACTTGCATcc aTGAGCAAGCTATAACTTGTAAGATTATCAAAGGTGGTATTGTAAAAGATGGCAAGCTGATACAATTATTGGACAGTTTAGTTCCATTACCACAAATTTCGGAAAAGGATATTGCACACATGAAATGGGCTTCGCATTTAGAATGTGATTTTCTTATAATGAATCACGTGCGTAGCGAGAAAGTATTGTACACTATTAAAAGTCGCTTCAAAGAAATGA atattactaGAATTTGCGTTATAGCAAAAATCACGTCTCAACAAGGTTTGGAAAATTTGGACGAAATTTTGAATGCAGCTGATGGTATTCTCCTCGACAGAAAAGGTATTGAAGTAGAAATAGGAGATAAAAAGCTGTTTctagttgaaaaaataattatctcaaaatgtataaaa ATGGGAAAACCGATCATATTATCATTCGAAGTATgtgacgaaaataataaagtaaatatcgatatgaatttaattgcaaatgcTGTTTTGAATGGAATAGACGCAATTCTTCTTAAAACTGGTTCTTTGAACATGAATGACACTTCTCAATTGATAAAAGATATCGACATCGTATGTAGAGAAGCTGAGTGTGCTCGATggcaaaaagaaattttcgatgAATTAAGTTAcaaa GTACCAATACCTATGGACCCTTTACACTCGATGATAATTGGTGCTGTTAACATATCCTTAAAATCGAATGCAGCAGCAATTATCGTTACTACAACAACTGGAAGAAGTGCTGTTTTGTTATCAATGTATCGTCCTAGATGTCCCATTCTCGCAGTTACTCGATATGGAGTAGTCGCAAGATGGTTAATGCTCTATTTCGGTATCCATTCTCTTCATTACaaag aggAAAGTTTGTCAGATTGGAGTAAAGACATACAAACTCGAATACAAACTGGTATCGATtctcttagaaaaaaaaagtacattaAGGTCGGTGATGCAGTCGTGATTATTAGTGGATGGCGTCAAGGTACAGGATTTACTAATTGTGTTCGTATAGTTTACGTATCATCTGGATGCAGAAAGGATCAAGTCCCAGATTTTGAGTCTTGCtggtga
- the LOC107999071 gene encoding probable LIM domain-containing serine/threonine-protein kinase DDB_G0286997 isoform X1 — protein sequence MVSSYKRSTSAIVEMTPWLMAIFCLVTAGCSNVTDQQTSETHHDQQVAILKQIRKVNEDGSYTYGYEAGDGSFKVESRDVLGNIKGTFGFVDADGEIKRVSYSSSNGTGFKATTVSPLQEHVSVVQSIPRLNRTTTTKKPNIVYPSSTEASTKSSVVQSIPRNRKTTTTTTSTTTTTMEPPKTIFSHYLKGTGKSRPRFVINGQQRPLIIEEESEVEDEDSQINRPTTDDKTSTYRKIIFAKRPVDQTLRPISEDFMEKEDETKVTSGNNLRRQLHEDTTKPNPIVEGSNDDHSDVYGGSLSTTRPLFTTTTPPRVLQRVSPAGRVEKPKVYVNRENLAPPRSFENVNSRSFEAEAKIPQEERVSQPQPVLIRAPPRVAAENREYLRQSTEPIFVRQQPDQFLREVPGGRILIPAQPNIEEDPAYRPLSINRILLRPLPSQQPLYSTTTDANIHYLTENPLPEQEEDPRVAMAPGYMRPRPFPRPVIFQEPRARPVLRPVSPPVTPMDEREYQTTSEYPYRSSTLTLPPEPPNPINPPLSRRDFQLLLRRLLVSQYGVQALSYPKTYLEDALYDQQPYPSYQPGYQTVAPRSEIPGYDQQVPLQYGDRVPIRRPVYARPLSPVYQPQQYEDYNDGRYSKRVYRQKFYAQEVGDEGDEILPAPIREALLLRMLQLAINAERPPPVLTSPVMTTTTPASRYRKTGPVRSVQIITDEEEDGKETMKKKM from the exons AGATCAACATCTGCCATCGTCGAGATGACGCCATGGCTGATGGCAATATTCTGTCTGGTTACCGCGGGTTGTTCAAACGTCACGGATCAGCAAACATCCGAGACACACCACGATCAACAGGTGGCGATCCTGAAACAGATCAGGAAAGTGAATGAAGACGGCTCTTACACGTACGGCTACGAGGCTGGAGATGGATCTTTCAAG GTCGAGAGCCGTGACGTTTTAGGCAACATCAAGGGTACGTTCGGTTTCGTCGACGCGGATGGTGAAATTAAGAGGGTATCGTACTCTTCCTCTAATGGAACAGGATTTAAAGCAACCACGGTGTCGCCATTACAGGAGCACGTGTCCGTCGTACAAAGCATTCCACGTCTAAATCGTACCACCACGACCAAGAAACCGAACATCGTCTACCCTTCTTCGACAGAAGCATCCACAAAATCGTCGGTGGTACAATCCATACCGCGAAACAGAAAGACGACGACCACTACCACGAGCACAACTACAACCACCATGGAACCACCGAAGACGATATTCAGTCATTATCTGAAAGGAACGGGAAAGAGTAGACCACGTTTCGTTATAAACGGCCAACAGAGGCCACTGATAATCGAAGAAGAAAGCGAAGTAGAGGACGAAGATTCCCAGATAAATCGACCAACCACGGATGATAAAACATCCACGTacagaaaaatcatttttgccAAACGGCCGGTCGATCAAACTTTGCGTCCCATCTCCGAGGATTTCATGGAGAAAGAGGACGAGACCAAAGTGACGAGTGGGAATAATTTAAGGAGACAGCTCCACGAAGACACCACGAAACCTAACCCAATCGTGGAGGGTAGTAACGACGATCATTCGGACGTTTACGGTGGTTCCTTGTCCACGACTCGGCCCCTGTTCACCACGACCACTCCACCAAGGGTTCTGCAACGTGTCTCACCAGCCGGCCGGGTCGAAAAGCCGAAAGTGTACGTGAATCGGGAGAACCTCGCTCCGCCGAGATCGTTCGAAAACGTAAATTCCAGATCTTTCGAAGCGGAAGCGAAAATACCTCAGGAGGAGCGTGTCTCGCAGCCTCAACCTGTTTTGATCCGTGCCCCCCCACGTGTGGCTGCGGAAAATCGAGAATATCTACGCCAAAGCACGGAACCCATCTTCGTTAGACAACAGCCGGACCAGTTCTTGCGCGAGGTGCCGGGCGGAAGAATCTTGATCCCCGCTCAACCGAACATCGAAGAGGATCCCGCTTACAGGCCGCTCTCCATCAATAGGATCTTGCTGCGTCCCCTCCCCAGCCAGCAACCGCTTTACTCCACGACAACGGACGCAAATATTCACTATCTAACTGAGAATCCTCTGCCTGAGCAAGAAGAAGACCCCAGAGTCGCCATGGCGCCGGGCTACATGCGTCCAAGGCCTTTCCCGCGACCCGTCATCTTCCAAGAGCCGAGGGCCAGGCCCGTGTTGAGACCCGTCTCACCACCTGTCACTCCAATGGACGAAAGGGAGTATCAAACGACCTCGGAGTATCCTTACAGGAGCAGCACGCTCACCTTGCCCCCGGAACCACCAAATCCGATCAACCCGCCTCTGAGCAGACGTGACTTCCAATTACTGTTGAGGAGATTGTTGGTCAGCCAGTACGGCGTCCAGGCTCTCTCCTATCCGAAAACTTACCTGGAGGACGCCCTGTACGATCAGCAACCGTATCCCTCTTATCAGCCAGGCTATCAGACAGTTGCGCCACGATCAGAAATACCGGGCTACGATCAACAAGTTCCGCTTCAGTACGGCGATCGTGTCCCGATCAGGCGTCCCGTCTACGCCAGGCCCTTGAGCCCTGTTTATCAGCCACAACAGTACGAGGATTACAACGACGGAAGGTACTCGAAGAGGGTGTACAGGCAGAAGTTTTACGCGCAAGAGGTCGGTGACGAGGGGGATGAAATATTGCCCGCACCTATCCGAGAAGCGTTGTTGTTGAGGATGCTGCAACTGGCGATTAATGCTGAACGGCCGCCTCCCGTGCTCACGTCACCGGTTATGACCACAACGACGCCTGCTTCGAGGTACAGGAAGACTGGACCGGTTAGGAGCGTGCAGATTATTaccgacgaggaggaggacgggAAGGAGacgatgaagaagaagatgtgA
- the LOC107999071 gene encoding probable LIM domain-containing serine/threonine-protein kinase DDB_G0286997 isoform X2: MVSSYKRSTSAIVEMTPWLMAIFCLVTAGCSNVTDQQTSETHHDQQVAILKQIRKVNEDGSYTYGYEAGDGSFKEHVSVVQSIPRLNRTTTTKKPNIVYPSSTEASTKSSVVQSIPRNRKTTTTTTSTTTTTMEPPKTIFSHYLKGTGKSRPRFVINGQQRPLIIEEESEVEDEDSQINRPTTDDKTSTYRKIIFAKRPVDQTLRPISEDFMEKEDETKVTSGNNLRRQLHEDTTKPNPIVEGSNDDHSDVYGGSLSTTRPLFTTTTPPRVLQRVSPAGRVEKPKVYVNRENLAPPRSFENVNSRSFEAEAKIPQEERVSQPQPVLIRAPPRVAAENREYLRQSTEPIFVRQQPDQFLREVPGGRILIPAQPNIEEDPAYRPLSINRILLRPLPSQQPLYSTTTDANIHYLTENPLPEQEEDPRVAMAPGYMRPRPFPRPVIFQEPRARPVLRPVSPPVTPMDEREYQTTSEYPYRSSTLTLPPEPPNPINPPLSRRDFQLLLRRLLVSQYGVQALSYPKTYLEDALYDQQPYPSYQPGYQTVAPRSEIPGYDQQVPLQYGDRVPIRRPVYARPLSPVYQPQQYEDYNDGRYSKRVYRQKFYAQEVGDEGDEILPAPIREALLLRMLQLAINAERPPPVLTSPVMTTTTPASRYRKTGPVRSVQIITDEEEDGKETMKKKM, translated from the exons AGATCAACATCTGCCATCGTCGAGATGACGCCATGGCTGATGGCAATATTCTGTCTGGTTACCGCGGGTTGTTCAAACGTCACGGATCAGCAAACATCCGAGACACACCACGATCAACAGGTGGCGATCCTGAAACAGATCAGGAAAGTGAATGAAGACGGCTCTTACACGTACGGCTACGAGGCTGGAGATGGATCTTTCAAG GAGCACGTGTCCGTCGTACAAAGCATTCCACGTCTAAATCGTACCACCACGACCAAGAAACCGAACATCGTCTACCCTTCTTCGACAGAAGCATCCACAAAATCGTCGGTGGTACAATCCATACCGCGAAACAGAAAGACGACGACCACTACCACGAGCACAACTACAACCACCATGGAACCACCGAAGACGATATTCAGTCATTATCTGAAAGGAACGGGAAAGAGTAGACCACGTTTCGTTATAAACGGCCAACAGAGGCCACTGATAATCGAAGAAGAAAGCGAAGTAGAGGACGAAGATTCCCAGATAAATCGACCAACCACGGATGATAAAACATCCACGTacagaaaaatcatttttgccAAACGGCCGGTCGATCAAACTTTGCGTCCCATCTCCGAGGATTTCATGGAGAAAGAGGACGAGACCAAAGTGACGAGTGGGAATAATTTAAGGAGACAGCTCCACGAAGACACCACGAAACCTAACCCAATCGTGGAGGGTAGTAACGACGATCATTCGGACGTTTACGGTGGTTCCTTGTCCACGACTCGGCCCCTGTTCACCACGACCACTCCACCAAGGGTTCTGCAACGTGTCTCACCAGCCGGCCGGGTCGAAAAGCCGAAAGTGTACGTGAATCGGGAGAACCTCGCTCCGCCGAGATCGTTCGAAAACGTAAATTCCAGATCTTTCGAAGCGGAAGCGAAAATACCTCAGGAGGAGCGTGTCTCGCAGCCTCAACCTGTTTTGATCCGTGCCCCCCCACGTGTGGCTGCGGAAAATCGAGAATATCTACGCCAAAGCACGGAACCCATCTTCGTTAGACAACAGCCGGACCAGTTCTTGCGCGAGGTGCCGGGCGGAAGAATCTTGATCCCCGCTCAACCGAACATCGAAGAGGATCCCGCTTACAGGCCGCTCTCCATCAATAGGATCTTGCTGCGTCCCCTCCCCAGCCAGCAACCGCTTTACTCCACGACAACGGACGCAAATATTCACTATCTAACTGAGAATCCTCTGCCTGAGCAAGAAGAAGACCCCAGAGTCGCCATGGCGCCGGGCTACATGCGTCCAAGGCCTTTCCCGCGACCCGTCATCTTCCAAGAGCCGAGGGCCAGGCCCGTGTTGAGACCCGTCTCACCACCTGTCACTCCAATGGACGAAAGGGAGTATCAAACGACCTCGGAGTATCCTTACAGGAGCAGCACGCTCACCTTGCCCCCGGAACCACCAAATCCGATCAACCCGCCTCTGAGCAGACGTGACTTCCAATTACTGTTGAGGAGATTGTTGGTCAGCCAGTACGGCGTCCAGGCTCTCTCCTATCCGAAAACTTACCTGGAGGACGCCCTGTACGATCAGCAACCGTATCCCTCTTATCAGCCAGGCTATCAGACAGTTGCGCCACGATCAGAAATACCGGGCTACGATCAACAAGTTCCGCTTCAGTACGGCGATCGTGTCCCGATCAGGCGTCCCGTCTACGCCAGGCCCTTGAGCCCTGTTTATCAGCCACAACAGTACGAGGATTACAACGACGGAAGGTACTCGAAGAGGGTGTACAGGCAGAAGTTTTACGCGCAAGAGGTCGGTGACGAGGGGGATGAAATATTGCCCGCACCTATCCGAGAAGCGTTGTTGTTGAGGATGCTGCAACTGGCGATTAATGCTGAACGGCCGCCTCCCGTGCTCACGTCACCGGTTATGACCACAACGACGCCTGCTTCGAGGTACAGGAAGACTGGACCGGTTAGGAGCGTGCAGATTATTaccgacgaggaggaggacgggAAGGAGacgatgaagaagaagatgtgA
- the LOC107999072 gene encoding sialin isoform X2, translating into MAALVRLKRGSVQLRHAALEMKAAVRARHIVAALVAVGFALCGAVEVSSSVALLANQKDNHAIIDTSWHCEMLVNISSRNRTEDFEVILMELPPEERAESIMREAFLWGQVAGPILGGCLVWGRSGPSMVFSRAVLSACLASLLVPAAWRGPSHVALRLFQGLCTGATMPAAHMLAMTWFKSTHRSWYFSCYAAVSVGYCLTGWIGTAVVRSFGRDSLCYGLVCIALCWYFSFGRFVKDTPKSYQHDTNAAVIPWGKLLRSVPVWASAVATMGNQWGDATLALGMTKYLKLIYGFSTANDSVLTTLPHIGHFMAALTCGLLVDHVRESKIVSTTTARKLVVYTAHFIPAALLFVAGYAGCQALGAAWLGIAALLVSGTAPAGALAAIADLAPVESPACAAAACALCSTLGAAGLLAANYFVTQALHGSIAGSWRLVFGVASVVLLTTAAVFLALGKGTPQPWIPSVARPRSHDAIYEQDALELDYEDVAVQTEPFNPYPLEEDAESARNVPRSASVHSEVSQAST; encoded by the exons ATGGCAGCGCTCGTTCGTCTTAAACGTGGGAGCGTTCAGTTGAGACATGCGGCGCTTGAAATGAAAG cGGCTGTACGAGCGCGACACATCGTTGCTGCGCTTGTTGCAGTTGGATTTGCACTTTGTGGCGCGGTGGAGGTGAGCTCCTCGGTTGCATTACTTGCCAATCAAAAAGACAATCATGCCATCATTGACACATCGTGGCATTGTGAAATGCTGGTCAATATTAGTAGTCGTAATCGCACGGAAGACTTTGAAGTTATATTAATGGAG TTACCACCCGAAGAACGTGCAGAATCTATAATGAGAGAAGCGTTTTTGTGGGGACAAGTGGCAGGCCCGATTTTAGGAGGATGTTTAGTATGGGGAAGATCAGGCCCATCTATGGTGTTCTCACGTGCTGTTCTTAGCGCTTGCTTGGCATCTTTATTGGTACCAGCTGCATGGAGAGGCCCGTCTCATGTAGCGCTTCGTCTGTTTCAAGGATTATGTACA GGTGCAACTATGCCTGCTGCTCACATGCTCGCTATGACTTGGTTTAAGAGCACTCATAGGAGTTGGTACTTCAGTTGTTACGctg CTGTCAGTGTTGGATACTGTCTCACAGGATGGATAGGAACAGCCGTCGTCCGAAGTTTTGGACGAGATTCGCTTTGTTATGGTCTCGTTTGCATTGCACTATGTTGGTACTTCTCTTTTGGTCGATTCGTCAAAGACACACCAAAGTCCTACCAGCACGACACAAAT gCAGCTGTGATTCCATGGGGGAAATTACTGCGATCTGTTCCTGTTTGGGCATCCGCAGTGGCAACGATGGGAAATCAATGGGGCGATGCAACTCTCGCTCTTGGTATGACGAAATATCTGAAGCTCATTTATGGATTCTCAACGGCcaat GATTCTGTGTTGACGACGTTACCTCACATTGGACATTTCATGGCTGCTTTAACATGTGGTCTTCTCGTGGATCACGTTCGTGAATCGAAAATAGTTTCTACGACCACGGCAAGAAAATTGGTCGTTTATACtg CTCATTTTATACCAGCTGCCCTGCTTTTCGTCGCTGGTTACGCTGGTTGCCAGGCATTAGGGGCAGCCTGGTTAGGGATAGCCGCCCTTCTCGTATCCGGCACTGCACCAGCAGGAGCTTTGGCGGCCATAGCTGACCTGGCTCCTGTAGAATCTCCAGCCTGTGCAGCGGCTGCGTGTGCTTTGTGCTCGACTTTAGGCGCGGCAGGTCTATTGGCCGCTAATTATTTTGTCACTCAAGCTCTTCATGGCTCT atagcCGGCTCGTGGCGACTGGTATTCGGCGTCGCCTCCGTCGTTCTGTTAACGACTGCCGCGGTTTTCTTGGCGCTTGGAAAAGGCACGCCGCAACCGTGGATACCTTCCGTGGCACGGCCACGGAGTCACGATGCAATTTACGAGCAAGACGCGTTGGAGCTCGATTACGAGGACGTGGCCGTGCAAACGGAACCTTTCAATCCTTATCCGCTCGAGGAGGACGCCGAAAGCGCGAGAAACGTGCCTCGTTCCGCCTCGGTCCACTCGGAAGTTTCGCAGGCGTCCACCTAG
- the LOC107999072 gene encoding sialin isoform X1, with product MEEFVKRGRVQLVKRSSIQIKQAAYEVRAAVRARHIVAALVAVGFALCGAVEVSSSVALLANQKDNHAIIDTSWHCEMLVNISSRNRTEDFEVILMELPPEERAESIMREAFLWGQVAGPILGGCLVWGRSGPSMVFSRAVLSACLASLLVPAAWRGPSHVALRLFQGLCTGATMPAAHMLAMTWFKSTHRSWYFSCYAAVSVGYCLTGWIGTAVVRSFGRDSLCYGLVCIALCWYFSFGRFVKDTPKSYQHDTNAAVIPWGKLLRSVPVWASAVATMGNQWGDATLALGMTKYLKLIYGFSTANDSVLTTLPHIGHFMAALTCGLLVDHVRESKIVSTTTARKLVVYTAHFIPAALLFVAGYAGCQALGAAWLGIAALLVSGTAPAGALAAIADLAPVESPACAAAACALCSTLGAAGLLAANYFVTQALHGSIAGSWRLVFGVASVVLLTTAAVFLALGKGTPQPWIPSVARPRSHDAIYEQDALELDYEDVAVQTEPFNPYPLEEDAESARNVPRSASVHSEVSQAST from the exons ATGGAAGAGTTCGTTAAAAGAGGTAGAGTGCAGTTGGTGAAACGTAGCAGTATTCAGATAAAGCAAGCCGCATACGAAGTTCGAG cGGCTGTACGAGCGCGACACATCGTTGCTGCGCTTGTTGCAGTTGGATTTGCACTTTGTGGCGCGGTGGAGGTGAGCTCCTCGGTTGCATTACTTGCCAATCAAAAAGACAATCATGCCATCATTGACACATCGTGGCATTGTGAAATGCTGGTCAATATTAGTAGTCGTAATCGCACGGAAGACTTTGAAGTTATATTAATGGAG TTACCACCCGAAGAACGTGCAGAATCTATAATGAGAGAAGCGTTTTTGTGGGGACAAGTGGCAGGCCCGATTTTAGGAGGATGTTTAGTATGGGGAAGATCAGGCCCATCTATGGTGTTCTCACGTGCTGTTCTTAGCGCTTGCTTGGCATCTTTATTGGTACCAGCTGCATGGAGAGGCCCGTCTCATGTAGCGCTTCGTCTGTTTCAAGGATTATGTACA GGTGCAACTATGCCTGCTGCTCACATGCTCGCTATGACTTGGTTTAAGAGCACTCATAGGAGTTGGTACTTCAGTTGTTACGctg CTGTCAGTGTTGGATACTGTCTCACAGGATGGATAGGAACAGCCGTCGTCCGAAGTTTTGGACGAGATTCGCTTTGTTATGGTCTCGTTTGCATTGCACTATGTTGGTACTTCTCTTTTGGTCGATTCGTCAAAGACACACCAAAGTCCTACCAGCACGACACAAAT gCAGCTGTGATTCCATGGGGGAAATTACTGCGATCTGTTCCTGTTTGGGCATCCGCAGTGGCAACGATGGGAAATCAATGGGGCGATGCAACTCTCGCTCTTGGTATGACGAAATATCTGAAGCTCATTTATGGATTCTCAACGGCcaat GATTCTGTGTTGACGACGTTACCTCACATTGGACATTTCATGGCTGCTTTAACATGTGGTCTTCTCGTGGATCACGTTCGTGAATCGAAAATAGTTTCTACGACCACGGCAAGAAAATTGGTCGTTTATACtg CTCATTTTATACCAGCTGCCCTGCTTTTCGTCGCTGGTTACGCTGGTTGCCAGGCATTAGGGGCAGCCTGGTTAGGGATAGCCGCCCTTCTCGTATCCGGCACTGCACCAGCAGGAGCTTTGGCGGCCATAGCTGACCTGGCTCCTGTAGAATCTCCAGCCTGTGCAGCGGCTGCGTGTGCTTTGTGCTCGACTTTAGGCGCGGCAGGTCTATTGGCCGCTAATTATTTTGTCACTCAAGCTCTTCATGGCTCT atagcCGGCTCGTGGCGACTGGTATTCGGCGTCGCCTCCGTCGTTCTGTTAACGACTGCCGCGGTTTTCTTGGCGCTTGGAAAAGGCACGCCGCAACCGTGGATACCTTCCGTGGCACGGCCACGGAGTCACGATGCAATTTACGAGCAAGACGCGTTGGAGCTCGATTACGAGGACGTGGCCGTGCAAACGGAACCTTTCAATCCTTATCCGCTCGAGGAGGACGCCGAAAGCGCGAGAAACGTGCCTCGTTCCGCCTCGGTCCACTCGGAAGTTTCGCAGGCGTCCACCTAG